The genomic stretch TTTACAGCATTTGCCACATCCTCAGGTTTTCCTATTCTTTTTAAGGCTATCATATTTTTGGCATGCTCTATTATATCATCATTTATCATATCGCTTTCTATTATACCGGGAGCAATACAGTTTACAGTAATATTTCTTTTACCCAACTCTATAGCCAAAGACTTTACAGCCCCTATAAGCCCAGCCTTAGAAGCAGCATAATTAACCTGCCCCCTATTGCCTATTATACCAGAAACAGAGCTTATCGCTATAATACGCCCTCCTTTTTTTAACCTTATCATAGGCATAATTATGGGACTGACTATATTATAAAAACTTTTCAAATTAACATCTATAACTTTATCCCATTCCTCTGGAGTCATAGCTGGAAAAGCATTGTCCATAGTTATACCAGATGAAAGCACTGCTCCATAATATGCCCCATTCTCTTCTATATCTTTTAGCAAAATATTTTTAGTCTCTTCTATGTTTGAAACATCTATTTTTAAAAATCTTATATTAACATCATAATCTTTTGAATAAGTTTTTATATCATCTATAAAAGAATCATTTTTATTATAGCACATAATAGTGTCATAACCGCTTGATATAATCTTTTTTGATATTGCAAGCCCTATACTTCCAGATGCCCCTGTTACTAAAATAGATTTATTTTTCATAATTGTATACACTCTTTATTAAAATAAAAAAACTAAAATACAAAATTTTCACTAGAACTCTCCATTACCATTATAGAACAGTCCATAACTTTTTTTACATTATAACTATTAATTATATTTTTATATTCTTCTATACTTTTTATATCATCATTGCAAATAATTACATCACCATTATAATACGCAATACTTCCATCTTTTAAAGTCTCTTTTACAAATATATAAACTTTATTTTCTGATTTAACTTTATCAATATAGCAATCAGCTTTTTTAATATTTAAAAGAAAACCTATTCTATTATTATCAGCACTATTTTCTAAAGCACCATTATAAGCTGCAGCAGTCTGTGCCGCATATTCAGTAAAAATATAAGAATCAATACCTTCATTTTCTGAATTATCATAAAAAATATTGTCTTTTTTTATTTGAGAAAAAGTAAGTATTTCATTATCATCAAAATTAATATCAATAATACCGTCTATCAAAAGCATTCTGCCTTTATGAGGTATATTTAATTT from Brachyspira murdochii DSM 12563 encodes the following:
- the fabG gene encoding 3-oxoacyl-ACP reductase FabG, encoding MKNKSILVTGASGSIGLAISKKIISSGYDTIMCYNKNDSFIDDIKTYSKDYDVNIRFLKIDVSNIEETKNILLKDIEENGAYYGAVLSSGITMDNAFPAMTPEEWDKVIDVNLKSFYNIVSPIIMPMIRLKKGGRIIAISSVSGIIGNRGQVNYAASKAGLIGAVKSLAIELGKRNITVNCIAPGIIESDMINDDIIEHAKNMIALKRIGKPEDVANAVNFLLSEEANYITKQVISVDGGMF
- a CDS encoding hotdog family protein; the protein is MENKYKLNIPHKGRMLLIDGIIDINFDDNEILTFSQIKKDNIFYDNSENEGIDSYIFTEYAAQTAAAYNGALENSADNNRIGFLLNIKKADCYIDKVKSENKVYIFVKETLKDGSIAYYNGDVIICNDDIKSIEEYKNIINSYNVKKVMDCSIMVMESSSENFVF